The segment GTGATGTCTCTGGGCGGCAAGAAGGAACGCCATCATCTTTTTTGCCTTCCAGGGGCCGCTGAGAGCGTCTTCACGGCTGAAATAGAGCTTCTTCCCTATCTGGACCATTTCAGACCCCATAGGCCTCCGTAGCGGGCCTCTGGGGGCCGCAGGAGCCCGGCAGAGGCCTTCAAGGTGGGCCAGGATAGTATTCAGGTGGAAGTGTATCTTTCCGGCCGCTGTGAAGTAATCCTTCATCAGCCCCGTCGCGCCCGGCGTTCCGTCCGTCTCCTCATATCCCAGTGCCTGCGCCACCTCTTCCTGGAGCGCGCGTTCCAGCACGTCGTGCCTCTTCTTTGATATGATGTGGAGCTGTGTGCGTATGCGAAGTATCTGGTCAACGGCCTTCCGGAGTGAGAGCTGTTCCTCTTCCTTTAGCAATGGAAGCTGGCCGCTGAACCGGGAGGGCAACAGCCGGGACAACCGCAGCATCCAGAAAATCACCTGCGCATCCCTGAGCCCGCCGGGGTCTTCTTTGACGTTAGGTTCAAGGAGGTAAGGGGACATGCCCCTCGAGTGGTGCCTGTTGCGGGCCTCTTCGATCCTGTTTGATATATAGGAGAACAGGTTGCCGGAGAAGAATTTCAGGAGTACATCGTTTTCAAAGTGTTCAAACAGGGACTTATCTCCGGTGACATATCTGCTCTCTAAGAGGGAGGTGGCGGCAATATGGTCTTTTTCCATCACCCGCAGGCAGTCTTCCGGATTTCTGCACGTGTGGTGCGCCCCCACGCCGGAGTCCCATAAAAGCTGTAACACCGTACTCATCAGGTGTTCCACGTGGGCAGTGGGCGTCTGGCCTGAGTGGAAGAGCATAAGGTCTACGTCGGAAAAGGGGTGTAACTCCTGCCTGCCGTAACCGCCGGTGGCTATCCAGACCACCGGCACCTCCTTCTCGCCGGAGGTCTCTTGTGCGTACCGGTGTGCGGAGACGATGACGGTGTCTATCAGTTCGGCATGTCTCCTGGATATAACCCTTCCCGGCGCGCCTTCACGGTGGAGTTCATCGGTAACGGCCTTTTCCTGCCGGACAAAGTCCTTGAGTCCTTTCAGGAACTGTTTCCTTCCGGGCCGCTTCCCCTGCTGGTTGAAAGAGGGCGCTTTGGGACTTAAGACGGTTGTTTCTTTAAAGGTCACTGTGCAAAATGTGCTGTAGAGTTTAGACGTCGTAATATAAAGAAAACTCATACGGGTGAGGACGGAGCTTGATGGGCTCAAGCTCGTGTGTCCTTTTGTAAGAGACCCATGTCTCTATAACATCCTGGGTGAAAACGTCTCCTTTAAGCAGAAATTCATGATTTTCTTCCAGGGCGTCAATGGACCTTGCCAGCGACTCCGGTGTAGCGGGCACCTTTGCCAGTTCCTCCGGCGGCAGGTCGTATATATCCTTGTCCAGGGGCTTGCCCGGGTCCAGTTTGTTTTGTATGCCGTCGATTACGGCCATTGTTATGGCGGCAAAGGCGAGGTATGCGTTGCAAGAGGGGTCGGGTGTCCTGAACTCTATCCTCGTCGCCTTGGGGTTGTGGCTGTACATCGGTATCCTGATTGCCGCGCTCCTGTTTCTGGAAGAGTAGGCCAGGTTTATGGGCGCTTCATGCCCCGGGGCCAGTCTCTTGTAGGAGTTCGTGGTCGGGTTGGTGAACGCCAGAAGGGCGCTGGCGTGATGCAGTATCCCGCCGATGGCGTACATGGCCAGGTCACTGAGGCCGGCGTAACCGTCGCCCGCGAAAAGGGGTTCTCCGCCCTTCCAGAGGGAGACGTGGGTGTGCATGCCCGAACCGTTATCGCCCAGGATGGGTTTTGGCATAAAGGTCACCGTCTTGCCGTGCTTTCTGGCGGTATTTTTTACGATGTATTTGAACTGCTGTACCATATCGGCCGCCCTTACCAGCGTGCTGAACTTAAAGTTAATCTCGGCCTGGCCGCCCGTCGCCACCTCATGGTGTTGGCGTTCCACCGCTATGCCGCACTTTTCCATCGTCAGCATCATCTCTGAACGAATGTCCTGCAGGGAGTCTGAAGGGGGCAGGGGCTGATACCCCTCCATTAGGCCGATCTTGTAGCCGAGGTTCGGTTCCTCGTTTTCTCCCGTGGTCCACGGTCCTTCGGAAGATTCGATAAAATAAAACGAGTGGTTCGGCTGGTGGCTGTAGCGTATGCTGTCAAAGATAAAAAATTCCGGCTCCGGGCCGAAGTAGGCCGTGTCGGCTATGCCGGTGGACTTCAGATACGTCTCCGCCTTACGCGCGATGTTGCGGGGGTCTTTTGAGTAATTCTCTCTGGTGATAGGTTCCACGATGTCGCAGGTAAACGCTAACGTGGGAGTCGCCAGAAAGGGGTCCATTACCGCGGAACCCGGGTCGGGCATGGCCAGGAGATCGCTCATATGGATGGGCTGCCAGGCGCGGAGACTCGAACCGTCGAAACCGAAGCCGTCTTCAAAGACCGCTTCCGAAAGTTCCGCGACCGGGATGGAAAAGTGGTGCCACTTCCCGAAGATGTCGACAAACCGGAGGTCTACCACACGGGCGCCCTTCTTCTTGCAAAATTCTACTGCTTCTTTCGGCGTCATTTTTTAGATTGCCTCCGGGCCCCTTTCGCCCGTCCTTATCCGTATCGCGTCGTGCAGCGGCAGGACAAAGACCTTGCCGTCGCCATCATCTTCTCCCAGTCTGCCCGCGCGGACGATTGCCTCTACCGTCGGCTCGAGAAAGGACTCGTTTACGGCTATCTCCAGCTTGACTTTTCTCACCGTATCGATAGTGTATTCCTGCCCCCGAAATGTCTCTGTGCGCTTTGTCTTGCCGCCCAGACCTTCCACGTCGCTAACGGTTAGTCTTACCACTCCGACCCCACAGAGGGCGTCTTTTACTGCCTCAAGTCTGGCGGGTTGAATAATGGCCTCTACCATCCACATAACCAAAGAGTCCATAGGCACTTAGGAAGGCTTGCCCGGTAAAGGAAGTGTGATAAAAAACCCAAGAAACTATTATACAATATACAGCCAAAAATACAAGCCGCAGACGAATAAAATATGCAGATAAAAACGGGACAAAATTTCAAAATAACACTGCCTGTTTATGGCAAACCGGGGCTTAAACTTGGATGGTAGCAGGGTGGCGGCGGAGAAAAAAGAGGCAAGAATATCTGAACTTGATAGATAAACTAATTATAGCGGCAGAGCTTTCCACCTCAGGCGAATTAATGTCGAGCAAGCTCCAACGCTACACAAGACATGAAAAGGGGTTTGAGTTTGAGTACTTGTGGGAATTAGGTCGGTTTTGTTTTAAATAAGTCGGTCAGCCTGAACAGGACGCGGGATACAAAACCGGTCTTATAGTCATCTTTTATGTGTTGCAGGAATTCTTTGACCCCCTCGTCA is part of the Candidatus Bathyanammoxibius amoris genome and harbors:
- a CDS encoding P-II family nitrogen regulator translates to MWMVEAIIQPARLEAVKDALCGVGVVRLTVSDVEGLGGKTKRTETFRGQEYTIDTVRKVKLEIAVNESFLEPTVEAIVRAGRLGEDDGDGKVFVLPLHDAIRIRTGERGPEAI
- the glnA gene encoding type I glutamate--ammonia ligase, whose protein sequence is MTPKEAVEFCKKKGARVVDLRFVDIFGKWHHFSIPVAELSEAVFEDGFGFDGSSLRAWQPIHMSDLLAMPDPGSAVMDPFLATPTLAFTCDIVEPITRENYSKDPRNIARKAETYLKSTGIADTAYFGPEPEFFIFDSIRYSHQPNHSFYFIESSEGPWTTGENEEPNLGYKIGLMEGYQPLPPSDSLQDIRSEMMLTMEKCGIAVERQHHEVATGGQAEINFKFSTLVRAADMVQQFKYIVKNTARKHGKTVTFMPKPILGDNGSGMHTHVSLWKGGEPLFAGDGYAGLSDLAMYAIGGILHHASALLAFTNPTTNSYKRLAPGHEAPINLAYSSRNRSAAIRIPMYSHNPKATRIEFRTPDPSCNAYLAFAAITMAVIDGIQNKLDPGKPLDKDIYDLPPEELAKVPATPESLARSIDALEENHEFLLKGDVFTQDVIETWVSYKRTHELEPIKLRPHPYEFSLYYDV